In a single window of the Saccharothrix australiensis genome:
- a CDS encoding patatin-like protein: MADVPQEEIRFAVVLNGGVSLAVWMGGVVLELDRLTRADGPYADLLDVVGSTARADVITGTSAGGINGAALALSQVNANAKLDRLRDLWAEQGRMEQLLRTPFRGSPVSLLKGDEFFLPRLREALDRLTTDFEPTPPDQRPVDLRITTTLLAGVPTVTHDDLGQELVQSSHQGSFAFRREPGGRDDFTADGLPTLVDRLALAARSSASFPFAFEPSFVPVTAEAAGGDRPNMAEVASWANGADNRSRYAVDGGVLVNTPTREALEAIDRMPAEGPVRRVMLLVFPHAPESATEPTAPVDGAPPSTIGTGAKLLNALTRQSGRTYVERIEEHNRLAASRRGGRSALLDRLAAGGSVTAKLYALAATLHDHYEDVRIRHAARDVTARQFEVPGANAAGWTFERVRAAAEAAQRAHLAKWGGLPYVPGRPQPAALPATGWPWGVGMADRLASAVLDLLKRLVWVVPTDLAAEGRLAQARTNLYDLRAELRAARAELDARWTTSRRQPLNQAYWEQRVEAFAAAMLSADGVGQRVRVQVDRIGGILGDARDVLDRLDDDRVRMAGLRSWRALLAEPRTDGETAAGLVGNDLLLSRVLALEVAATCLADDSRGGSDQAVDLVQISLQTRNAFADYSVTPDDKAGGASLSRFAGFLKRSWRVNDWIWGRLDGATMLCKVVFDPQRLLRIDRLTASDAPPEQRARRRVDDLVGKLFGDGVPDRLAPYVERAVEELTAIYADPDGDHPPTCQALAELGAWGLHVRIICEELPALRAAILADRTEGADRRSRGELFLEEQAALLAKLPVRSDAERVEIGMEALSAFDRAGIGREPLSQEASSDQVIRTAATAAAVAITVADSENSGLGPAKPLTRALRGAALLPYWTITGLTRGGRLAQFLGLLGFALGGALLVLALFDLLPPWAVGPAAAFGSGTLLAAFGYAALRSGTLLHGLVLLSPVIPLIALAVDRTRGAVAGGGSGEQVVTGVVAVVGVVLVVVGLLLIGSLPAPVGTPLAVLRGIRLRPRLLARLGVVALIVVGIWAVVRYRLYDMSATLVVAGTAVAIAFGAVVSLRLGRSLQRWRRVDGMWGTEHAEPPAAATAGWAAVYGSALLLVAACVQVFELRFVGWEAVLATALSFGLVLLLVTTWWVPLKARRRIARNLVEQSSFVDFEDDVAEGLLKRLEGHAMLFRFLTTVDASGKPALGPGGLRVARRIARLRATGVDRD, translated from the coding sequence ATGGCCGACGTGCCGCAGGAGGAGATCAGGTTCGCCGTGGTGCTCAACGGCGGCGTCAGCCTGGCCGTGTGGATGGGCGGCGTCGTGCTCGAACTGGACCGCCTGACCAGGGCGGACGGCCCGTACGCCGACCTGCTCGACGTGGTGGGCAGCACGGCCAGGGCCGACGTGATCACCGGCACCTCCGCCGGCGGGATCAACGGCGCGGCCCTCGCCCTGTCGCAGGTCAACGCGAACGCCAAGCTGGACCGCCTGCGCGACCTGTGGGCCGAGCAGGGCCGGATGGAGCAGCTGCTCCGCACGCCCTTCCGCGGCTCGCCCGTCTCGCTGCTCAAGGGCGACGAGTTCTTCCTGCCCCGCCTGCGGGAGGCGCTCGACCGGCTGACCACCGACTTCGAGCCGACGCCGCCCGACCAGCGCCCGGTGGACCTGCGGATCACCACGACGCTGCTCGCGGGCGTGCCGACGGTGACCCACGACGACCTCGGCCAGGAGCTGGTGCAGTCGTCCCACCAGGGCAGCTTCGCGTTCCGCCGCGAGCCGGGCGGCCGGGACGACTTCACCGCCGACGGGCTGCCGACCCTGGTCGACCGGCTGGCGCTGGCCGCACGCTCGTCGGCGTCGTTCCCGTTCGCCTTCGAGCCGTCGTTCGTGCCGGTCACCGCCGAGGCCGCCGGCGGCGACCGCCCGAACATGGCCGAGGTCGCGTCGTGGGCCAACGGCGCGGACAACCGGTCCCGGTACGCGGTGGACGGCGGCGTCCTGGTCAACACGCCCACCAGGGAAGCCCTGGAGGCCATCGACCGGATGCCCGCCGAGGGCCCGGTGCGGCGCGTGATGCTGCTGGTCTTCCCGCACGCGCCGGAGTCCGCGACCGAGCCGACCGCGCCGGTGGACGGCGCGCCGCCCAGCACCATCGGGACGGGCGCGAAGCTGCTCAACGCGCTGACCCGCCAGAGCGGGCGCACCTACGTGGAGCGGATCGAGGAGCACAACCGCCTGGCGGCCTCCCGGCGCGGCGGGCGCAGCGCCCTGTTGGACCGCCTGGCGGCGGGCGGTTCGGTCACCGCGAAGCTGTACGCGCTGGCGGCCACCCTGCACGACCACTACGAGGACGTGCGCATCCGGCACGCGGCGCGCGACGTCACCGCCCGCCAGTTCGAGGTGCCGGGCGCGAACGCCGCCGGGTGGACCTTCGAACGGGTCCGGGCGGCGGCGGAGGCCGCGCAGCGCGCGCACCTGGCCAAGTGGGGCGGCCTGCCGTACGTGCCCGGCCGGCCGCAGCCCGCGGCGCTGCCCGCGACCGGCTGGCCCTGGGGCGTCGGGATGGCCGACCGGCTCGCCTCCGCCGTGCTCGACCTGCTCAAGCGCCTGGTGTGGGTGGTGCCGACGGACCTGGCCGCCGAGGGCAGGCTGGCCCAGGCCCGCACCAACCTCTACGACCTGCGGGCCGAGCTGCGGGCGGCGCGGGCCGAGCTGGACGCCCGGTGGACGACCAGCCGGCGGCAGCCGCTCAACCAGGCGTACTGGGAGCAGCGGGTGGAGGCGTTCGCGGCGGCGATGCTCTCGGCGGACGGGGTCGGGCAGCGCGTGCGGGTCCAGGTGGACCGCATCGGCGGCATCCTCGGCGACGCGCGCGACGTGCTCGACCGCCTCGACGACGACCGGGTGCGGATGGCCGGCCTGCGGTCGTGGCGCGCGCTGCTGGCCGAGCCGCGCACCGACGGCGAGACCGCGGCCGGGCTGGTCGGCAACGACCTCCTGCTGTCGCGGGTGCTGGCGCTGGAGGTCGCGGCGACCTGCCTGGCCGACGACTCGCGCGGCGGGTCGGACCAGGCCGTCGACCTCGTCCAGATCAGCCTCCAGACCCGCAACGCCTTCGCGGACTACAGCGTGACGCCCGACGACAAGGCGGGCGGCGCGTCGCTCAGCAGGTTCGCCGGCTTCCTGAAGCGGTCGTGGCGGGTGAACGACTGGATCTGGGGCCGGCTGGACGGCGCGACCATGCTGTGCAAGGTCGTGTTCGACCCGCAGCGGCTGCTGCGCATCGACCGGCTCACCGCCTCGGACGCGCCACCGGAGCAGCGCGCGCGGCGACGCGTGGACGACCTGGTGGGCAAGCTGTTCGGCGACGGGGTGCCCGACCGGCTCGCGCCGTACGTGGAGCGGGCGGTGGAGGAGCTGACCGCGATCTACGCCGACCCGGACGGCGACCACCCGCCGACCTGCCAGGCGCTGGCGGAACTCGGCGCGTGGGGCCTGCACGTGCGGATCATCTGCGAGGAGCTGCCCGCGCTGCGCGCGGCGATCCTGGCCGACCGCACCGAGGGCGCGGACCGGCGGTCGCGCGGCGAGCTGTTCCTGGAGGAGCAGGCGGCGCTGCTGGCGAAGCTGCCGGTGCGTAGCGACGCCGAGCGCGTCGAGATCGGCATGGAGGCGCTCAGCGCGTTCGACCGCGCCGGGATCGGGCGGGAGCCGCTGTCCCAGGAGGCGTCCAGCGACCAGGTGATCCGGACCGCCGCGACGGCCGCCGCGGTGGCGATCACCGTGGCGGACAGCGAGAACTCGGGCCTGGGCCCGGCGAAGCCGCTCACCCGCGCGCTGCGCGGCGCGGCGCTGCTGCCCTACTGGACCATCACCGGGCTGACCAGGGGCGGCCGGCTCGCGCAGTTCCTGGGGCTGCTCGGGTTCGCGCTCGGCGGCGCGCTGCTGGTGCTGGCGCTGTTCGACCTGCTGCCGCCGTGGGCGGTCGGCCCGGCGGCGGCGTTCGGCAGCGGCACCCTGCTGGCCGCGTTCGGGTACGCCGCGCTGCGGTCGGGGACGCTCCTGCACGGCCTGGTGCTGCTGTCGCCGGTCATACCCCTGATCGCGCTGGCGGTCGACCGGACGCGCGGCGCGGTGGCGGGCGGCGGGTCCGGTGAGCAGGTGGTGACCGGAGTGGTCGCCGTGGTCGGCGTCGTGCTCGTGGTGGTGGGCCTGCTGCTGATCGGCAGCCTGCCCGCGCCGGTCGGCACGCCGCTGGCGGTGCTGCGCGGAATCCGGCTGCGGCCCCGCCTGCTGGCCCGGCTCGGGGTGGTCGCGCTGATCGTGGTCGGCATCTGGGCGGTGGTGCGGTACCGGCTGTACGACATGAGCGCGACGCTGGTCGTGGCGGGCACGGCGGTGGCCATCGCGTTCGGCGCGGTCGTGTCGCTGCGGCTGGGCCGCTCGCTGCAGCGGTGGCGGCGGGTCGACGGCATGTGGGGCACCGAGCACGCCGAGCCGCCCGCCGCGGCGACCGCCGGGTGGGCGGCCGTGTACGGGTCGGCGCTGCTGCTCGTCGCGGCCTGCGTGCAGGTGTTCGAGCTGCGGTTCGTGGGCTGGGAGGCGGTGCTGGCGACGGCCCTGTCGTTCGGCCTGGTGCTGCTGCTCGTGACGACCTGGTGGGTGCCGCTGAAGGCGCGGCGGCGGATCGCGCGGAACCTGGTGGAGCAGTCGTCGTTCGTGGACTTCGAGGACGACGTGGCCGAGGGGCTGCTCAAGCGCTTGGAGGGCCACGCCATGCTGTTCCGCTTCCTGACCACCGTGGACGCCTCCGGCAAGCCGGCGCTGGGTCCCGGCGGGCTCCGGGTCGCGCGCCGCATCGCGCGGTTGCGGGCCACCGGGGTGGACCGGGACTGA
- a CDS encoding GbsR/MarR family transcriptional regulator: MGVGRETRLSAWIERFAAHFAEEGIPLIGGRILGYLLVCLPSERTAAELSQELEASSGSISTNLKFLVNAGLVTKRTRRGRQAAQFRINEKRWADLVQRKLDALVSVRELTESGMRLMSGDPERAMRLRTVDDLYTWLATELPAVWERRPASSR, from the coding sequence GTGGGCGTCGGACGTGAGACCCGGCTGTCGGCGTGGATCGAGCGGTTCGCCGCGCACTTCGCGGAGGAGGGCATCCCGCTCATCGGCGGGCGCATCCTCGGCTACCTGCTGGTGTGCCTGCCGTCGGAGCGGACGGCGGCGGAGCTGTCCCAGGAGCTGGAGGCGTCCAGCGGCTCCATCTCGACCAACCTGAAGTTCTTGGTGAACGCCGGGCTGGTGACGAAGCGCACGCGGCGCGGCAGGCAGGCGGCGCAGTTCCGGATCAACGAGAAGAGGTGGGCCGACCTGGTGCAGCGCAAGCTGGACGCGCTGGTGAGCGTCCGGGAGCTGACCGAGTCCGGGATGCGGCTGATGAGCGGCGACCCGGAGCGCGCGATGCGGCTGCGGACCGTGGACGACCTCTACACGTGGCTGGCGACCGAGCTGCCCGCCGTCTGGGAGCGCAGGCCCGCCTCGTCCAGGTGA
- a CDS encoding DUF998 domain-containing protein: MTEIRGERRAAALPLAVAGLVLSLFPIVYLHVASVGELSPISHTISDYIFVAHGSGLLAVTALSLAAASAVLLAVLVRRGLPRRGPVTVLMGLWVGGLTVAAVFPTDPTGTPTSFSGAVHRYAGAVMFASLPLAGWLISRRFISSTAVRRFSVAAGLTSCAFMVSHVTLSYEGAVLLGLFERVLFLMLYGLLFALAAAVGREARS; the protein is encoded by the coding sequence GTGACGGAGATCCGGGGGGAAAGACGCGCGGCGGCCTTGCCGCTGGCGGTCGCGGGCCTTGTCCTGTCGCTGTTCCCGATTGTCTACCTGCACGTGGCGTCGGTCGGCGAGTTGAGCCCGATCAGCCACACGATCAGCGATTACATCTTCGTGGCGCACGGTTCCGGGCTGCTGGCGGTGACCGCGCTGTCGCTCGCGGCGGCCTCGGCGGTGCTGCTGGCGGTCCTCGTCCGGCGGGGTTTGCCCAGGCGGGGGCCGGTGACGGTGCTGATGGGGCTGTGGGTGGGCGGGCTGACGGTCGCCGCGGTGTTCCCCACGGACCCGACCGGCACGCCCACCTCGTTCTCCGGCGCGGTGCACCGGTACGCGGGTGCGGTGATGTTCGCGAGCCTGCCGCTGGCGGGGTGGTTGATTTCCCGTCGGTTCATTTCCAGTACCGCGGTGCGTCGTTTTTCGGTCGCCGCGGGGTTGACCTCGTGCGCATTCATGGTGAGCCACGTGACGCTCAGCTATGAGGGGGCCGTGTTGCTCGGGCTTTTCGAGCGGGTGCTTTTCCTCATGCTGTACGGCCTGCTGTTCGCGCTGGCCGCCGCGGTCGGGCGGGAGGCGCGGTCGTGA
- a CDS encoding ABC transporter permease, giving the protein MSADTTRFPPGTFTPAPGRGGLGRMLWAQARTEALLTLRNGEQVLLTVLIPVALLIGLSLMTVIPLPEPRVASATARMLALAVISSAFTGQAIALGFDRRYGVLKRLAATALPRWLLVAGRVAAGFAVVAVQVVILAGTALLLGWRLPGAGGLLWAVALLVLGTLAFGALGVLLGGALRAEIVLALANIVWFLLLMVGGVAVGVDSLPPWLATAVELLPSAALAEGLHGALVDGSAPGLRPVLVLLGWGAAAAALAARTTRLS; this is encoded by the coding sequence GTGAGCGCGGACACCACCCGGTTCCCACCCGGCACCTTCACCCCCGCGCCCGGGCGCGGCGGCCTCGGCCGGATGCTGTGGGCGCAGGCCCGCACCGAAGCCCTGCTCACCCTGCGCAACGGCGAACAGGTCCTGCTGACCGTGCTGATCCCGGTCGCGCTGCTCATCGGGCTCAGCCTCATGACGGTGATCCCGCTGCCCGAACCGCGGGTCGCCTCCGCCACCGCGCGCATGCTGGCGCTGGCGGTCATCTCGTCGGCGTTCACCGGGCAGGCCATCGCCCTCGGGTTCGACCGCCGCTACGGCGTGCTCAAGCGGCTGGCCGCCACCGCGCTGCCCCGCTGGCTGCTGGTGGCCGGGCGCGTCGCCGCCGGGTTCGCCGTGGTCGCCGTGCAGGTCGTCATCCTGGCCGGGACGGCCCTGCTGCTCGGGTGGCGGCTGCCCGGCGCGGGTGGGCTGCTGTGGGCCGTGGCCCTGCTGGTGCTCGGCACCCTGGCGTTCGGGGCGCTCGGCGTCCTGCTCGGCGGCGCGCTGCGGGCGGAGATCGTGCTCGCGCTCGCGAACATCGTGTGGTTCCTGCTGCTCATGGTCGGCGGCGTCGCGGTCGGCGTGGACAGCCTGCCGCCCTGGCTCGCCACGGCGGTCGAACTGCTGCCGTCGGCCGCGCTGGCCGAGGGCCTGCACGGCGCGCTCGTCGACGGCTCCGCGCCCGGCCTGCGCCCGGTGCTCGTGCTGCTCGGCTGGGGCGCGGCGGCCGCGGCGCTGGCCGCCCGCACCACACGGCTCTCCTGA
- a CDS encoding roadblock/LC7 domain-containing protein, which translates to MSGQRSRQVDQFGWLVSNFADRVPGVAHAVVISVDGLLLTASDGLPEDRAEQLSAIAAGVTSLTESAARCFDGGGVLRSVIEMQYGIMLLMSIRDGSCLAVLAAPDADVGQVAYEMTVVVDQVGQLLTPELRAELQGAQRMMAHPSA; encoded by the coding sequence ATGAGCGGGCAGAGGTCACGGCAGGTCGACCAGTTCGGCTGGTTGGTGAGCAATTTCGCCGATCGGGTGCCCGGTGTCGCGCACGCCGTGGTGATCTCCGTGGACGGGCTGCTGCTCACGGCGTCGGACGGGCTGCCGGAGGACCGCGCGGAGCAGCTGTCGGCGATCGCGGCGGGCGTGACGAGCCTGACCGAGTCGGCCGCGCGGTGCTTCGACGGCGGTGGCGTGCTGCGCTCGGTGATCGAGATGCAGTACGGGATCATGCTGCTGATGTCGATCCGGGACGGCTCGTGCCTCGCGGTGCTGGCCGCGCCGGACGCCGACGTCGGCCAGGTCGCCTACGAGATGACCGTGGTGGTGGACCAGGTCGGCCAGCTCCTCACCCCGGAGCTGCGCGCGGAGTTGCAGGGCGCGCAGCGGATGATGGCCCACCCGTCGGCGTGA
- a CDS encoding glycosyltransferase — MTWLAVLLAVVGAAFFAFAARLQHDAVHAAEGALRVLDLLRRPRWLAGLVLLVVGAAVHAAALGMAPLSVVQPVGVLAIGITAVLDGRRRELPAVALTTFGVGAFVFLAAGSATATPVAPEAELTAGLVALGLIAAPGLLGVLAAAPTARALGFGAAGGVAYGYVSVLMRSVSQDVQQGAVAWSTGLSAAGIAVALVVGGWFIQHAYAAGPPHLAVACLTVVDPLVAVGIGAGLLGEATRTSGLVALAEVACAAVAIGGVVVLARSPELPVLPALPRSETIVNDGRAMRIVIAAETFPPDVNGAARFAHRLATGLAGRGHDVHVIAVDPVGVARTEHVDGITVHRLRSHRTPFHRTFRIGLPWQVRGDVRELLTRLTPDLVHVQAHFVVGRYVLRQAAELGIPTVATNHFMPENLFGHARVPAWLQGVASRWAWRDLVRVFGAADVVTAPTPRAVQLLHDNGFPERAVPVSCGIDIDRYRLRPAVRTNDAPTVLFVGRLDEEKRVDELLRAVALVPRLHADVVGDGSCRAEWELLAADLGIADRVRFRGFVGEEELLDAYQGADVFCMPGIAELQSLATMEAMAAGKPVVVADAMALPHLCRPGRNGWLFTPGDVAGLAERLHSVVSDPSVTARMGAASSELISAHAIESTLETFEALYARAMGLPLVVEREALAA; from the coding sequence GTGACGTGGCTCGCCGTCCTGCTCGCGGTGGTGGGCGCCGCGTTCTTCGCGTTCGCCGCGCGGCTCCAGCACGACGCCGTGCACGCCGCGGAAGGCGCGTTGCGGGTGCTGGACCTGCTGCGCCGCCCGCGGTGGCTCGCGGGGCTGGTGCTGCTGGTCGTCGGCGCGGCGGTGCACGCGGCGGCGCTGGGCATGGCGCCGTTGAGCGTCGTCCAGCCCGTCGGGGTGCTCGCGATCGGCATCACGGCCGTGCTCGACGGCCGTCGTCGGGAGCTGCCCGCCGTGGCGCTCACCACGTTCGGCGTCGGCGCGTTCGTGTTCCTCGCGGCGGGCAGCGCCACGGCCACCCCGGTCGCGCCGGAGGCCGAGCTGACCGCCGGGCTGGTGGCGCTCGGCCTGATCGCCGCGCCGGGCCTGCTCGGGGTGCTGGCCGCCGCGCCCACCGCCCGCGCGCTGGGCTTCGGCGCGGCGGGCGGTGTCGCCTACGGCTACGTCTCGGTGCTCATGCGCTCGGTGTCCCAGGACGTCCAGCAGGGCGCGGTCGCGTGGTCGACCGGGCTCTCGGCGGCGGGCATCGCCGTCGCCCTCGTCGTCGGCGGCTGGTTCATCCAGCACGCCTACGCCGCCGGGCCGCCGCACCTGGCGGTGGCCTGCCTCACCGTGGTGGACCCGCTCGTGGCCGTCGGCATCGGCGCCGGCCTGCTCGGGGAAGCCACCCGGACCAGCGGGCTCGTCGCCCTGGCCGAGGTCGCCTGCGCCGCGGTCGCCATCGGTGGCGTGGTCGTGCTGGCCCGCTCTCCGGAACTCCCTGTCCTTCCCGCACTTCCCAGATCGGAGACCATCGTGAACGACGGACGCGCCATGCGGATCGTGATCGCCGCGGAGACGTTCCCCCCGGACGTCAACGGCGCGGCGAGGTTCGCCCACCGGCTCGCCACCGGCCTCGCGGGCCGCGGCCACGACGTGCACGTGATCGCCGTCGACCCGGTCGGCGTCGCGCGCACCGAGCACGTCGACGGCATCACCGTCCACCGGTTGCGGTCGCACCGGACGCCGTTCCACCGCACGTTCCGGATCGGCCTGCCGTGGCAGGTGCGCGGCGACGTGCGCGAGCTGCTGACCCGGCTGACGCCGGACCTGGTGCACGTCCAGGCGCACTTCGTGGTCGGCCGGTACGTCCTGCGGCAGGCGGCGGAGCTGGGCATACCCACGGTGGCCACGAACCACTTCATGCCGGAGAACCTGTTCGGCCACGCCCGCGTGCCCGCGTGGCTCCAGGGCGTGGCGTCGCGCTGGGCGTGGCGGGACCTGGTGCGGGTGTTCGGCGCGGCGGACGTGGTGACCGCCCCGACACCGCGCGCCGTGCAACTGCTGCACGACAACGGCTTCCCCGAGCGCGCGGTGCCGGTGTCGTGCGGCATCGACATCGACCGGTACCGCCTGCGCCCGGCCGTGCGGACGAACGACGCGCCGACGGTGCTGTTCGTGGGCCGCCTGGACGAGGAGAAGCGGGTCGACGAGCTGCTGCGCGCGGTGGCCCTCGTGCCCCGCCTGCACGCCGACGTCGTGGGCGACGGCTCGTGCCGCGCGGAGTGGGAGCTGCTGGCGGCCGACCTGGGCATCGCCGACCGCGTCCGGTTCCGGGGTTTCGTGGGCGAGGAGGAGCTGCTGGACGCCTACCAGGGCGCGGACGTGTTCTGCATGCCGGGCATCGCGGAGCTGCAGAGCCTGGCGACGATGGAGGCGATGGCGGCGGGCAAGCCCGTGGTGGTGGCGGACGCGATGGCCCTGCCGCACCTGTGCCGGCCGGGGCGCAACGGGTGGCTGTTCACGCCCGGTGACGTGGCGGGGCTGGCGGAGCGCCTGCACTCGGTCGTCTCGGACCCGTCGGTGACGGCCCGGATGGGCGCGGCGAGCAGCGAGCTGATCTCGGCGCACGCGATCGAGTCGACCCTGGAGACGTTCGAGGCGCTGTACGCGCGGGCGATGGGCCTGCCGCTGGTGGTGGAGCGGGAGGCGCTGGCGGCGTAG
- a CDS encoding ABC transporter ATP-binding protein, which produces MSPHPQHPAVEVSGLVKRYGSVVAVNGLDLTLERGTVLALLGPNGAGKTTTVEVCEGFRRADGGQVRVLGLDPRAPELRPRIGVMPQGGGGYPGVRADEMLRLVATCAADPLDPAWLLDVLGLSGVGRTPYKRLSGGQQQRLSLACALVGRPELVFLDEPTAGMDPQARRVVWDLVAALRADGVSVLLTTHLMDEAEALADRVVIVDAGRVVAAGTPAELTSHRTEEQQLRFRARPGLDLTLLSDALPEGMRVREATRGGYLVQGRIDPQVVSTVTSWCAQQGVLAEELTVAKRSLEDVFLDLTGRELRS; this is translated from the coding sequence GTGAGCCCGCACCCCCAGCACCCTGCCGTGGAAGTGTCGGGGCTGGTCAAGCGATACGGCTCGGTCGTCGCGGTGAACGGACTCGACCTCACCCTCGAACGCGGCACGGTGCTCGCCCTGCTCGGCCCCAACGGCGCGGGCAAGACCACCACCGTCGAGGTGTGCGAGGGGTTCCGGCGCGCCGACGGCGGACAGGTCCGCGTGCTCGGCCTGGACCCCCGCGCACCCGAGCTGCGCCCCCGCATCGGCGTGATGCCGCAGGGCGGCGGCGGCTACCCCGGCGTGCGCGCCGACGAGATGCTGCGGCTGGTCGCGACCTGCGCCGCCGACCCGCTCGACCCGGCCTGGCTGCTCGACGTCCTCGGGCTGTCCGGCGTGGGCCGCACGCCCTACAAGCGGCTCTCCGGCGGGCAGCAGCAGCGGCTGTCGCTCGCCTGCGCGCTGGTCGGCCGCCCCGAACTGGTGTTCCTGGACGAGCCGACCGCCGGCATGGACCCCCAGGCCCGGCGGGTCGTGTGGGACCTGGTCGCGGCCCTGCGCGCCGACGGCGTCAGCGTCCTGCTGACCACCCACCTCATGGACGAGGCCGAGGCGCTCGCCGACCGGGTCGTGATCGTGGACGCGGGCCGCGTGGTGGCCGCCGGCACACCCGCCGAACTGACCTCCCACCGGACCGAGGAGCAGCAGCTGAGGTTCCGCGCCCGACCCGGCCTGGACCTGACGCTGCTGTCCGACGCCCTCCCCGAGGGGATGCGGGTGCGCGAGGCCACCCGCGGCGGCTACCTCGTGCAGGGGCGGATCGACCCGCAGGTCGTCTCGACCGTGACGTCCTGGTGCGCCCAACAGGGCGTGCTGGCCGAGGAGCTGACGGTGGCCAAACGAAGCCTGGAAGACGTCTTCCTGGACCTGACGGGGCGGGAGCTGCGGTCGTGA
- a CDS encoding DUF742 domain-containing protein, which yields MSEDDEESAERAFAELLNGISLGSDRRRRTGPPPEPDPVDRPTRPHPVFQDDDADLDHPREDYPREEAASIVRPYSWTGGRTTSARQLEVETLVSAVDRDHRGAVQAEYQEVINLVGGPRSVAEVAALLRLPLGVAKVLLGDMAERGLIDVHETASADGEQPDLGLMERVLAGLRRL from the coding sequence ATGAGCGAGGACGACGAGGAGTCCGCGGAGCGGGCGTTCGCCGAGCTGCTCAACGGGATCAGCCTGGGCTCCGACCGGCGGCGCAGGACCGGGCCGCCGCCGGAGCCGGACCCGGTGGACCGCCCGACCCGGCCGCACCCGGTCTTCCAGGACGACGACGCGGACCTCGACCACCCGCGCGAGGACTACCCGCGCGAGGAGGCCGCGTCGATCGTGCGGCCCTACTCGTGGACGGGCGGGCGGACCACGTCGGCGCGCCAGTTGGAGGTCGAGACGCTGGTGTCGGCGGTGGACCGGGACCACCGCGGCGCGGTGCAGGCCGAGTACCAGGAGGTGATCAACCTCGTGGGCGGGCCGCGCTCGGTGGCGGAGGTCGCGGCGTTGCTGCGGCTGCCGCTGGGCGTGGCCAAGGTGCTGCTCGGCGACATGGCCGAGCGCGGGCTGATCGACGTGCACGAGACGGCGTCCGCCGACGGCGAACAGCCGGATCTCGGTCTGATGGAGCGCGTGTTGGCGGGCCTCCGGCGCCTCTGA
- a CDS encoding COX15/CtaA family protein has translation MPTWFTAPLVRFQRAFAIAVVIAEAGIAVTGSVVRVTGSGLGCPTWPECVAGSLIPVEHPEVAPLNQWVEFGNRTLTGVVGIIAALCVLSAWYNRPRRPRVLKLALVQFGGVVLQAVIGGMLVLVDLLWWAVSIHMLVSMVLVWAAVLLVASLREGDEPAVPLVSKNVMRLQVVQAAVLGLLMLAGTFVTAAGPHAGDAATPRLDLPVPTLAQVHADLLFLFLGMLIALGFMLGRHARRAYAILVAAVVAQGAVGMVQYWTGVPEVLVSVHVLGAGVVVVATANLWTATRVRPHLDEAGLRSQTAGSSVASHV, from the coding sequence GTGCCCACCTGGTTCACCGCCCCGCTCGTCAGGTTCCAACGCGCGTTCGCCATCGCGGTGGTGATCGCCGAGGCCGGGATCGCGGTCACCGGGTCGGTCGTGCGGGTCACGGGCTCCGGCCTGGGCTGCCCCACCTGGCCCGAGTGTGTCGCGGGCAGCCTCATCCCGGTGGAGCACCCCGAGGTCGCCCCGCTCAACCAGTGGGTGGAGTTCGGCAACCGCACGCTCACCGGCGTGGTCGGCATCATCGCCGCGCTGTGCGTGCTGTCCGCCTGGTACAACCGCCCGCGCCGGCCGCGGGTGCTCAAGCTGGCGCTGGTCCAGTTCGGCGGCGTGGTGCTCCAGGCCGTGATCGGCGGGATGCTCGTGCTGGTCGACCTGCTCTGGTGGGCGGTCAGCATCCACATGTTGGTGTCGATGGTGCTGGTGTGGGCCGCCGTGCTGCTCGTGGCCTCGCTGCGCGAGGGCGACGAGCCGGCCGTGCCGCTGGTGTCGAAGAACGTCATGCGGCTCCAGGTCGTGCAGGCCGCCGTGCTGGGCCTGCTCATGCTCGCCGGCACGTTCGTCACCGCCGCCGGGCCGCACGCGGGCGACGCCGCCACGCCGCGGCTGGACCTGCCCGTGCCCACGCTCGCGCAGGTCCACGCCGACCTGCTCTTCCTGTTCCTCGGGATGCTGATCGCGCTCGGGTTCATGCTCGGCAGGCACGCCCGCCGCGCCTACGCGATCCTCGTCGCCGCGGTCGTCGCGCAGGGCGCGGTGGGCATGGTGCAGTACTGGACCGGTGTGCCCGAGGTGCTGGTCTCGGTCCACGTGCTGGGCGCCGGCGTCGTCGTCGTCGCCACCGCCAACCTGTGGACCGCGACCCGCGTGCGGCCTCACCTGGACGAGGCGGGCCTGCGCTCCCAGACGGCGGGCAGCTCGGTCGCCAGCCACGTGTAG